One part of the Thermodesulfobacterium commune DSM 2178 genome encodes these proteins:
- the lptC gene encoding LPS export ABC transporter periplasmic protein LptC, producing the protein MGRGVAILSILVLFLVSPSLSKDFRMVAKDLEYSFYSKEGLLWKLKASFFKRDKEGTFWAEGLTLISPSKGINVSSQRGYYYPKEDKMVFQGNVKLVTENYGEVYTEELIFFPKKNYLFTEKEVLVKQKGMLIRGKGMTYHIKDGIFQVHGRAQFQMSF; encoded by the coding sequence ATGGGAAGAGGCGTTGCAATTTTATCTATCTTAGTTTTGTTTTTAGTTTCTCCTTCTTTATCCAAAGATTTTCGTATGGTAGCCAAAGATTTGGAATACAGTTTTTACAGTAAAGAAGGACTTCTTTGGAAGCTTAAAGCATCTTTCTTTAAACGTGATAAAGAAGGTACTTTTTGGGCAGAGGGTTTAACTTTAATCAGTCCATCCAAAGGAATTAACGTCTCTTCTCAGAGAGGTTATTACTATCCCAAAGAGGATAAAATGGTTTTTCAAGGCAATGTAAAATTGGTTACTGAAAACTATGGAGAAGTATATACCGAAGAGTTGATATTTTTTCCTAAAAAGAACTATCTTTTTACGGAAAAAGAAGTTTTAGTAAAACAAAAAGGTATGTTGATTAGGGGAAAGGGTATGACCTATCATATAAAAGATGGAATTTTTCAGGTTCACGGAAGGGCTCAATTTCAGATGAGTTTTTAA
- a CDS encoding KdsC family phosphatase, producing the protein MDFPQEILQKAKKIKLLLLDVDGVLTDGRIILTSEGEEVKQFNVLDGMGIKLLQKIGVEVAILSSRFSQVTQHRAKELGIIFVSQGELTKLKIYEKLKQEKGLKDEEIAYVGDDWIDLPVLKRVGLAIGVPNGWPPVNEYVHYITKLPGGKGAVREVCDLILKAKGKWEEALQFYLS; encoded by the coding sequence ATGGACTTTCCTCAAGAAATTCTACAAAAAGCGAAGAAAATTAAGTTACTTTTGTTAGATGTAGACGGTGTGCTTACCGATGGAAGGATCATCCTTACCAGTGAAGGGGAAGAGGTTAAACAATTTAACGTACTTGACGGAATGGGAATAAAACTTTTACAAAAAATTGGGGTTGAAGTAGCCATCCTTTCAAGCAGATTCTCTCAAGTTACCCAGCACAGAGCCAAAGAGTTGGGTATCATCTTTGTTTCTCAAGGAGAATTAACTAAACTCAAAATATATGAGAAGCTCAAACAAGAAAAAGGGCTTAAAGACGAAGAAATTGCCTATGTGGGAGATGATTGGATAGATCTTCCTGTGTTAAAAAGGGTAGGATTAGCTATAGGAGTTCCTAACGGATGGCCTCCGGTAAACGAGTATGTCCATTACATAACAAAGCTCCCTGGAGGGAAAGGGGCTGTAAGGGAGGTCTGTGATCTCATTTTAAAGGCTAAGGGAAAATGGGAAGAGGCGTTGCAATTTTATCTATCTTAG
- the kdsA gene encoding 3-deoxy-8-phosphooctulonate synthase: MKNRFLIIAGPCVLEDLELTLYIANELKELLTKYDFEFVFKASFDKANRTSIFSYRGPGLEKGLAWLYEVKTQIGVPVTTDVHETWQVKPVAEVVDVIQIPAFLCRQTDLIVEAAKTGKVVNIKKGQFVSPWDMKYAVEKAKQFTSQEVWTTERGYTFGYRNLVVDFRGIPIMQRFSDKVIFDATHSVQLPGGGEGKSGGEREFIPYLMRASVAVGVDGIFMEVHPEPEKALCDGANSLPLSWLDPLLSQIRDLREVLKKHGLSSRNSTKSEEN, from the coding sequence ATGAAGAACAGGTTTTTAATCATAGCAGGGCCCTGTGTTTTAGAAGACCTTGAGTTGACCCTTTATATAGCCAACGAGCTTAAAGAGCTTCTTACTAAGTATGATTTTGAGTTTGTGTTTAAGGCCTCTTTTGATAAGGCTAACAGGACCTCTATTTTTTCCTACCGAGGACCTGGGCTTGAAAAAGGTCTTGCCTGGTTATACGAGGTAAAAACCCAAATAGGAGTTCCTGTTACTACCGATGTTCATGAAACCTGGCAGGTTAAACCTGTAGCTGAGGTAGTGGATGTTATTCAGATTCCGGCTTTTCTTTGTAGACAAACTGACCTGATAGTGGAAGCAGCAAAAACTGGAAAAGTGGTTAACATCAAAAAAGGTCAGTTTGTTTCTCCATGGGATATGAAATATGCAGTAGAAAAGGCTAAACAGTTTACCTCTCAAGAGGTATGGACTACCGAACGAGGCTATACCTTTGGTTACAGAAATCTGGTGGTAGATTTTAGAGGTATTCCTATAATGCAGAGGTTTAGTGATAAGGTTATTTTTGACGCTACCCACAGCGTTCAGCTTCCTGGGGGAGGGGAAGGTAAATCTGGAGGGGAAAGAGAGTTCATCCCATATTTGATGAGGGCTTCGGTAGCAGTGGGAGTAGATGGGATTTTTATGGAAGTTCATCCAGAGCCGGAAAAAGCCCTTTGTGATGGAGCCAATTCTTTACCTCTTAGTTGGTTAGACCCTCTACTTTCTCAAATTAGAGACCTAAGAGAGGTGTTAAAAAAACATGGACTTTCCTCAAGAAATTCTACAAAAAGCGAAGAAAATTAA
- the radC gene encoding RadC family protein: MPEKKYSQKILIEAYEKAKGHRARVKERFLKEGPKSFTDEDLLELLLMFSLPYRDTRKLARTLLEHYKTLDQVLDAPLEELKKFKGLKERAILPLKVIHEVARRYLQSRATKSEYLRSPQEVYEYLKYEMQNLDREVLKVLFLDAKSKFLGGETLFEGTLHESAVYPREIFKKALEKKALSIVLVHNHPSGDPTPSKEDLMLTKRLVLAGDLLQIKVLDHVIVGKNGYYSMAEKGDIDRLKAEIRREIL; this comes from the coding sequence ATGCCTGAAAAAAAATATTCTCAAAAAATTTTGATAGAGGCGTATGAAAAGGCAAAAGGCCACAGAGCTAGGGTAAAAGAACGGTTTCTTAAAGAAGGGCCAAAAAGTTTTACAGATGAAGACTTACTTGAGCTTCTTTTAATGTTTAGCCTTCCTTACAGAGATACCAGAAAACTTGCAAGAACCCTTTTAGAACATTATAAAACTTTAGATCAGGTACTTGATGCTCCTTTAGAAGAACTTAAAAAGTTTAAGGGACTTAAGGAAAGGGCTATTTTACCTTTAAAGGTTATTCATGAGGTTGCTCGAAGGTATCTTCAGAGTAGGGCGACAAAGTCAGAATATCTAAGGTCTCCACAAGAGGTATATGAATATCTCAAGTATGAAATGCAAAATTTGGACCGAGAGGTTTTAAAAGTTCTTTTTCTTGATGCTAAGTCTAAGTTTTTAGGAGGAGAAACCCTTTTTGAAGGAACCCTACATGAAAGTGCGGTATATCCAAGAGAAATTTTTAAAAAGGCACTGGAGAAGAAGGCCCTTTCCATAGTGTTAGTGCATAACCATCCTTCTGGAGATCCTACCCCTTCTAAAGAAGATTTAATGCTTACTAAAAGACTGGTTTTGGCAGGAGACCTTCTTCAGATTAAAGTGCTTGATCATGTTATCGTAGGTAAAAATGGATACTACAGTATGGCTGAAAAAGGAGATATAGACAGGTTAAAGGCAGAGATAAGGAGAGAAATCTTATGA
- the ispH gene encoding 4-hydroxy-3-methylbut-2-enyl diphosphate reductase: protein MKIKIAKKAGFCMGVRRAVNLVLKALNEKKSYIYTYGPLIHNPQTLKLLDIFGVQVLKDPNENLPSGVVIIRAHGVPPKEYKALTEKHKVIDGTCPRVLKVQALAKKAVSEGKEVVIIGDKDHAEVKGILGYCEGKGYVVSSEEDVVTLPPLKDYVILSQTTQDEKLFNHLSKRITSLYPNGKIINTICNATAVRQNEVRKLCEECSAIVVIGGKFSANTNRLADVAKKENKDVFLVESPEELSWEDLKKHKTVGITAGASTPNWLINEVVDVLKNRTSFFYKFLKAMCFSSATWSLTLFLIFLGLLLGINHPLNSKFSYLLLWFLSFSLFRNLLNQNLLKESFKFYLPIKYRFLSQHQKKLLFFAVLTGFFTLITAFLYKPRIISLVIALLLIDFLTYRSALTFFWEILFLSALSLYLYPFWTFSFGVIFLQAVLVILYLKLYLEIVYFQTDGFLPKNFLLSTFSYEPKIFFKILNLTILIGLLITSLTTLFHYKFGVFFLVWGVAYFLGLVVKKRPLGQVVYLETLVFIVSLAFLACGFFVRSLG, encoded by the coding sequence ATGAAGATAAAAATCGCTAAAAAAGCTGGGTTTTGCATGGGGGTAAGAAGGGCGGTAAATTTAGTATTAAAGGCTTTAAACGAGAAAAAATCATATATTTATACTTACGGACCACTAATCCATAATCCTCAGACTTTAAAACTTCTTGATATTTTTGGAGTACAGGTGTTAAAAGACCCTAACGAAAACCTTCCCTCAGGTGTGGTAATCATTCGTGCCCATGGGGTACCTCCAAAGGAATATAAAGCATTGACAGAAAAACATAAGGTTATAGATGGTACCTGTCCAAGGGTCCTTAAGGTTCAGGCCTTGGCTAAAAAAGCTGTATCAGAGGGAAAAGAGGTAGTGATCATAGGAGATAAAGATCATGCAGAAGTTAAGGGTATTCTTGGTTATTGTGAAGGTAAAGGATATGTGGTTTCCTCAGAAGAAGACGTTGTAACCCTTCCCCCTCTTAAAGATTATGTCATCCTCTCTCAAACTACCCAAGACGAAAAACTGTTTAACCATCTTTCTAAAAGAATAACGTCTCTTTATCCTAACGGAAAGATCATCAATACCATCTGTAATGCTACAGCAGTCAGACAAAACGAGGTTAGAAAACTTTGTGAGGAATGTTCAGCTATCGTGGTTATAGGTGGAAAGTTTAGTGCAAACACCAACCGGTTAGCAGACGTAGCTAAAAAAGAAAATAAAGATGTTTTTCTTGTCGAAAGTCCTGAAGAACTTTCTTGGGAAGATTTAAAGAAACATAAAACAGTAGGTATAACTGCAGGAGCCTCAACACCAAACTGGCTAATAAACGAGGTGGTCGATGTTTTAAAGAATAGAACTTCTTTTTTTTATAAGTTTTTAAAAGCTATGTGTTTTTCTTCGGCTACCTGGTCGTTAACCCTATTTTTAATTTTTCTTGGGCTGTTGTTAGGGATTAACCATCCTTTAAACTCTAAGTTTTCTTATCTTCTTTTATGGTTTTTAAGTTTTAGTCTTTTTAGAAACCTTTTAAACCAAAATCTTTTAAAAGAAAGTTTTAAGTTTTACCTTCCGATAAAATACAGGTTTCTTTCTCAACATCAAAAAAAACTTTTGTTTTTTGCTGTGCTAACGGGTTTTTTTACCTTAATAACCGCTTTTCTTTATAAACCAAGGATAATAAGTTTGGTGATAGCACTTTTGTTGATTGACTTTCTTACCTATCGAAGTGCATTAACCTTTTTTTGGGAGATACTTTTCTTGTCAGCCCTTTCTCTTTATCTATATCCCTTTTGGACTTTTAGTTTTGGAGTCATTTTTTTGCAAGCTGTTCTTGTGATTTTATACCTAAAACTTTATTTAGAGATCGTTTACTTTCAGACAGATGGCTTTTTGCCGAAAAATTTTTTACTTTCTACCTTTTCGTATGAGCCTAAAATTTTCTTTAAAATTTTGAACTTAACTATCTTAATAGGACTATTGATAACCAGCTTAACAACTCTTTTTCATTACAAATTTGGAGTATTCTTTTTGGTTTGGGGAGTAGCTTATTTTCTTGGTTTAGTAGTTAAAAAGAGACCTCTTGGGCAGGTAGTATACTTAGAAACCTTAGTTTTTATAGTTTCTTTAGCTTTTTTAGCGTGTGGTTTTTTTGTTAGAAGTTTAGGGTAG